From Oenanthe melanoleuca isolate GR-GAL-2019-014 chromosome 18, OMel1.0, whole genome shotgun sequence, a single genomic window includes:
- the LOC130260326 gene encoding protein CD300H-like isoform X3 encodes MRLLALLAWALLPGCGAVMGPAEVRGFLGGSLSITCTYERGQEKYPKFWCKPKAFSLYTCAYDIVITSESKPEAQEGRYAIRDNDTLLAFTVTVDNLSKEDAGTFRCGVRTSKLWYDKSAAVKVIVYSGHTQTVSQGEIVQSTSNPSTPQVLNVVEHILIPAVIVVLLLLVVAAGVLVILSRKKKALSSTDIEMDKTRSMSPTQDAGALDYADINHGRGAAESPNSNAGAVRPRETPPMEYVEVRQSARPLEEETEALYAKVQKPVPRQEQIYANVPAAARPGEELYSTVWGR; translated from the exons ATGcggctgctggccctgctggcctgGGCGCTGCTCCCAG gcTGCGGAGCGGTGATGGGACCCGCCGAAGTGCGGGGATTCCTGGGGGGTTCTCTGTCGATCACCTGCACGTACGAGCGGGGCCAGGAGAAGTACCCGAAATTCTGGTGCAAACCGAAGGCATTTTCTCTTTATACCTGTGCTTACGACATCGTCATCACCTCGGAGTCGAAGCCCGAGGCTCAGGAAGGCCGGTACGCCATCCGAGACAACGACACACTCCTGGCATTCACGGTGACCGTGGATAATCTGTCCAAGGAGGATGCGGGCACCTTCCGCTGTGGGGTGCGAACGAGCAAATTATGGTATGATAAGAGTGCTGCTGTGAAGGTGATCGTGTACTCAG GCCACACACAGACAGTTTCCCAGGGGGAAATTGTGCAATCAACATCAAACCCCTCCACCCCTCAAGT cttGAACGTGGTTGAGCACATCCTCATTCCGGCTGTCATTGTGGTACTTCTTTTGCTTGTAGTGGCTGCTGGTGTTCTGGTAATACTCTCCAGGAAGAAGAAGG CCCTTTCCAGCACAGACATAGAGATGGACAAGACTCGCAGCATGTCACCTACA CAGGACGCAGGAGCCTTGGACTATGCGGACATTAATCACGGCAGGGGCGCGGCCGAGAGCCCGAACAGCAATGCGGGGGCTGTGCGGCCCCGGGAAACGCCCCCGATGGAGTACGTGGAGGTCCGGCAGAGCGCTCGG cctttgGAAGAGGAAACAGAGGCATTATACGCCAAAGTGCAGAAGCCCGTGCCGCGGCAGGAGCAGATCTACGCCAACGTGCCAGCAGCTGCACGGCCCGGTGAAGAGCTCTACAGCACAGTGTGGGGGAGATGA
- the LOC130260326 gene encoding CMRF35-like molecule 6 isoform X1: MRLLALLAWALLPGCGAVMGPAEVRGFLGGSLSITCTYERGQEKYPKFWCKPKAFSLYTCAYDIVITSESKPEAQEGRYAIRDNDTLLAFTVTVDNLSKEDAGTFRCGVRTSKLWYDKSAAVKVIVYSASSTLPSLTCTTITFSDLTLSVTGHTQTVSQGEIVQSTSNPSTPQVLNVVEHILIPAVIVVLLLLVVAAGVLVILSRKKKALSSTDIEMDKTRSMSPTQDAGALDYADINHGRGAAESPNSNAGAVRPRETPPMEYVEVRQSARPLEEETEALYAKVQKPVPRQEQIYANVPAAARPGEELYSTVWGR; this comes from the exons ATGcggctgctggccctgctggcctgGGCGCTGCTCCCAG gcTGCGGAGCGGTGATGGGACCCGCCGAAGTGCGGGGATTCCTGGGGGGTTCTCTGTCGATCACCTGCACGTACGAGCGGGGCCAGGAGAAGTACCCGAAATTCTGGTGCAAACCGAAGGCATTTTCTCTTTATACCTGTGCTTACGACATCGTCATCACCTCGGAGTCGAAGCCCGAGGCTCAGGAAGGCCGGTACGCCATCCGAGACAACGACACACTCCTGGCATTCACGGTGACCGTGGATAATCTGTCCAAGGAGGATGCGGGCACCTTCCGCTGTGGGGTGCGAACGAGCAAATTATGGTATGATAAGAGTGCTGCTGTGAAGGTGATCGTGTACTCAG CTTCTTCCACCCTCCCATCATTGACCTGCACCACCATCACGTTCTCTGATCTTACTCTCTCTGTAACAGGCCACACACAGACAGTTTCCCAGGGGGAAATTGTGCAATCAACATCAAACCCCTCCACCCCTCAAGT cttGAACGTGGTTGAGCACATCCTCATTCCGGCTGTCATTGTGGTACTTCTTTTGCTTGTAGTGGCTGCTGGTGTTCTGGTAATACTCTCCAGGAAGAAGAAGG CCCTTTCCAGCACAGACATAGAGATGGACAAGACTCGCAGCATGTCACCTACA CAGGACGCAGGAGCCTTGGACTATGCGGACATTAATCACGGCAGGGGCGCGGCCGAGAGCCCGAACAGCAATGCGGGGGCTGTGCGGCCCCGGGAAACGCCCCCGATGGAGTACGTGGAGGTCCGGCAGAGCGCTCGG cctttgGAAGAGGAAACAGAGGCATTATACGCCAAAGTGCAGAAGCCCGTGCCGCGGCAGGAGCAGATCTACGCCAACGTGCCAGCAGCTGCACGGCCCGGTGAAGAGCTCTACAGCACAGTGTGGGGGAGATGA
- the XYLT2 gene encoding xylosyltransferase 2, protein MVAGGAMVAGGRARKLLRRYRLAAATALAILLLQGLVLWSSAGLDEEGPAKERQKKAGFPESSEGSKDSDSSAGRRSSAGRKHGRWRGRPDSPGAAVSKVVRAVTARHRPGWRLPAMLDSSSRRNLTELRGEAQLAVFQQGDTGSVEGAPQPTDNSFTPKCEITGKDALSALARASSKQCQQEIANVVCLHRAGSLMPQSVPRHCQLSGKVSPVIQWDESRLQQGAPSKPVRIAYMLVVHGRAIRQLKRLIKAVYHQQHFFYIHVDKRSNYLHREAVELARHYPNIRVTPWRMVTIWGGASLLKMYLRSMKDLLELSEWPWDFFINLSATDYPTRTNDELVMFLSKYRDKNFLKSHGRDNARFIKKQGLDRLFHECDSHMWRLGERRIPEGIVVDGGSDWFSLTRSFVEYVVYADDQLVSQLRQFYTYTLLPAESFFHTVLENSHACETLVDNNLRVTNWNRKLGCKCQYKHIVDWCGCSPNDFKPQDFLRLQQLSRPTFFARKFESTVNQEVLDILDTHLYGSYPANTPALKAYWENVYDRVDGLSGLTDVTLTFYTAFSRLGLHKTSSTPAAKADKLCRFEPRGFPTSVHLYFYDDRFQGYLVMQEVQNLATGQAESLEVWMMPQGALKLSGHGGQANRLQNLEVGTEWDPKERLFRNFGGLMGPFDEPVAMQKWSRGPNLTATVVWIDPTYVIAASYDITVDAEAEFTQYKPPLNHPLRPGVWTIRLLQFWEPLGENQFLVVPQTFNHKQPLRKDDSDWLHGGPPHNEYMDQNFQGLGGILNLPRSEAAEEEAARKARLTGKELEDWADAAISTFWSAANVCVSSPSACASLETCSKTSWSSLSPDPKSELGPVKPDGRLR, encoded by the exons ATGGTGGCCGGCGGGGCGATGGTGgccggcgggcgggcgcggAAGCTGCTGCGGCGCTACCGGCTGGCGGCCGCCACGGCCCTGgccatcctcctgctccaggggctcGTCCTCTGGAGCTCCGCCGGCCTCGACGAGGAGGGCCCGGCCAAG GAGCGGCAGAAGAAGGCTGGGTTTCCCGAGAGCAGCGAGGGCTCCAAGGACTCGGACAGCTCCGCGGGGCGCCGCAGCAGCGCCGGCCGCAAGCACGGCCGCTGGCGGGGCCGGCCTGACAGCCCCGGCGCCGCGGTGTCCAAGGTGGTGAGAGCCGTCACGGCCAGGCACAGACCAGGCTGGAGGCTGCCTGCCATGCTGGACTCCTCCAGCCGCAGGAACCTGACGGAGCTGCGCGGGGAGGCCCAGCTGGCCGTCTTCCAGCAGGGCGACACGGGCAGTGTGGAGGGGGCTCCCCAGCCCACCGACAACAGTTTCACTCCCAAGTGCGAAATCACGGGCAAAGACGCCCTGTCGGCGCTGGCCCGGGCCAGCAGCAAGCAGTGCCAACAGGAGATTGCCAATGTGGTGTGTCTGCACCGGGCTGGCAGCCTCATGCCCCAGTCTGTGCCTCGCCACTGCCAGCTCTCAG GCAAGGTCAGCCCTGTGATCCAGTGGGACGAAAGCCGGCTGCAGCAGGGGGCCCCCAGCAAGCCCGTGCGCATTGCCTACATGCTGGTGGTGCATGGCAGGGCCATCCGCCAGCTGAAGCGGCTCATCAAGGCCGTGTACCACCAGCAGCACTTCTTCTACATTCATGTTGACAAG CGCTCCAACTACCTGCATCGCGAGGCTGTGGAGCTGGCCCGGCACTACCCCAACATCCGTGTGACACCCTGGCGCATGGTGACCATCTGGGGAGGTGCCAGCCTGCTGAAGATGTACCTGCGTAGCATGAAGGACTTGCTGGAACTGTCTGAGTGGCCCTGGGACTTCTTCATCAACTTGAGTGCAACTGACTACCCCACGAG GACCAATGATGAACTGGTGATGTTCCTGTCCAAATACCGAGATAAGAACTTCCTGAAGTCACATGGCCGAGACAACGCCAG GTTTATCAAGAAGCAGGGCCTGGACCGCTTGTTCCACGAGTGTGACTCCCACATGTGGCGGCTGGGCGAGCGCCGCATCCCCGAGGGCATTGTGGTGGACGGGGGCTCTGACTGGTTCTCACTGACTCGCAGCTTTGTGGAATATGTGGTCTATGCTGACGACCAGCTGGTGTCCCAGCTGCGCCAGTTCTACACCTACACACTCCTGCCAGCTGAG TCCTTCTTCCACACGGTCCTGGAGAACAGCCACGCCTGCGAGACGCTGGTGGATAACAACCTCCGTGTGACCAACTGGAACCGGAAGCTGGGCTGTAAGTGCCAATATAAACACATAGTCGACTGGTGCGGGTGCTCCCCAAATGACTTCAAACCCCAGGACTTCCTTCGGCTACAG CAACTCTCCAGACCCACCTTCTTCGCCCGCAAGTTTGAGTCGACAGTGAATCAGGAGGTGCTGGATATCCTGGACACACACCTCTACGGCAGCTACCCCGCCAACACCCCGGCCCTCAAGGCCTACTGGGAAAACGTCTACGACCGTGTCGATGGGCTCAGTGGGCTCACCGATGTCACCCTCACCTTCTAcacagccttctccaggctggggctccaCAAAACCTCATCCACACCCGCAGCCAAGGCTGACAAGCTCTGCAG ATTTGAGCCTCGAGGCTTCCCCACCAGTGTGCACTTATATTTCTATGACGACCGTTTCCAGGGTTACCTGGTGATGCAGGAAGTGCAGAATTTGGCAACTGGGCAGGCAGAGTCCTTGGAGGTGTGGATGATGCCCCAAGGAGCTCTGAAGCTGTCAGGTCATGGAGGGCAGGCAAACCGCTTGCAAAACCTTGAG GTGGGCACAGAGTGGGACCCCAAGGAAAGACTCTTCCGCAATTTTGGAGGCTTGATGGGGCCTTTTGACGAGCCGGTGGCCATGCAGAAGTGGTCACGGGGCCCCAACCTGACAGCCACGGTGGTCTGGATTGATCCCACCTACGTCATTGCCGCCTCCTACGACATTACAGTGGATGCTGAGGCAGAGTTCACCCAGTACAAGCCCCCCCTCAACCACCCCCTGCGCCCTGGCGTCTGGACCATCCGCCTCCTCCAGTTCTGGGAGCCTCTGGGGGAGAACCAGTTCCTGGTGGTGCCTCAGACCTTCAACCACAAGCAGCCTCTCAGGAAAG ACGACAGCGACTGGCTGCATGGTGGCCCCCCACACAACGAGTACATGGACCAGAACTTCCAGGGGCTGGGCGGGATCCTGAACCTGCCGCGCTCCGAGGCGGCAGAGGAGGAGGCGGCGCGGAAGGCGCGGCTGACGGGCAAAGAACTGGAGGACTGGGCAGATGCTGCCATCAGCACCTTCTGGTCCGCAGCCAACGTCTGTGTCAGCAGCCCCTCGGCCTGCGCTTCTCTGGAGACCTGCAGCAAAACCTCCTGGAGCTCCCTctccccagaccccaaatcagAACTGGGGCCCGTCAAACCTGACGGGCGGCTGAGGTAG
- the LOC130260328 gene encoding protein CD300H-like — translation MKIFLVWTLFLMRPMSTGGQAVTGPKQVTVEQGSSLAVSCSYKPRYKLNSKYWCRKSSPGICSTYIIQTDGSEVTVTQDRVSIRDNHTANSFTVTLSSVTLADAGRYSCGVRRKLGIKRWHSTKVMVSAAVSNTTEDSNVSPLTTNPLCPRGCEELPELSQFSVILLLLLSIKVPVALAMVCGAAWTRSCGRSHGQENLQLLEASSSTRAQGCPPTPTTSQPQGHPPAALAPTLLGLCHPSRPPRAGKGSAPATPAPGNLQPLLAAPTLKREGFGVQGACVC, via the exons atgaagattttcttgGTTTGGACCCTTTTCCTCATGAGACCCATGAGCACAG GTGGCCAGGCAGTGACAGGCCCCAAGCAGGTGACagtggagcagggcagctccctggcagtgtcctgcAGCTACAAGCCACGCTACAAGCTCAACTCCAAGTACTGGTGCCGCAAAAGCTCCCCCGGGATTTGCTCGACCTACATCATCCAAACCGATGGCTcagaggtgacagtgacacaggacAGGGTGTCCATCAGGGACAACCACACAGCAAATTCAttcacagtgacactgagcagtgtcacactggcAGATGCAGGCCGGTACTCCTGTGGGGTGAGGAGGAAACTGGGCATCAAGCGGTGGCACAGCACCAAGGTGATGGTCTCTGCAG ctgttTCAAACACGACTGAGGACAGCAACGTGAGCCCGTTGACCACCAATCCTCTGTGTCCcaggggctgtgaggagctTCCAGAGCT GTCCCAGTTCAGTGTCatcttgctgctcctgctcagcatCAAGGTACCCGTGGCACTGGCCATGGTGTGTGGGGCAGCCTGGACgaggagctgtggcaggagccatggccaggaaaacctgcagctcttggaggcatccagcagcaccagggcacagggctgcccaCCCACCCCAAccacctcccagccccagggacaccctcctgctgccctggcccccaccctgctggggctgtgccacccctcACGGCCTCCCCGTGCTGGGaagggctcagctccagctaCTCCTGCCCCTGGAAACcttcagcccctcctggcagcCCCCACACTGAagagggaagggtttggggtgcagggagcctGTGTGTGTTGA
- the LOC130260326 gene encoding CMRF35-like molecule 6 isoform X2: MRLLALLAWALLPGCGAVMGPAEVRGFLGGSLSITCTYERGQEKYPKFWCKPKAFSLYTCAYDIVITSESKPEAQEGRYAIRDNDTLLAFTVTVDNLSKEDAGTFRCGVRTSKLWYDKSAAVKVIVYSASSTLPSLTCTTITFSDLTLSVTGHTQTVSQGEIVQSTSNPSTPQVLNVVEHILIPAVIVVLLLLVVAAGVLVILSRKKKALSSTDIEMDKTRSMSPTDAGALDYADINHGRGAAESPNSNAGAVRPRETPPMEYVEVRQSARPLEEETEALYAKVQKPVPRQEQIYANVPAAARPGEELYSTVWGR, translated from the exons ATGcggctgctggccctgctggcctgGGCGCTGCTCCCAG gcTGCGGAGCGGTGATGGGACCCGCCGAAGTGCGGGGATTCCTGGGGGGTTCTCTGTCGATCACCTGCACGTACGAGCGGGGCCAGGAGAAGTACCCGAAATTCTGGTGCAAACCGAAGGCATTTTCTCTTTATACCTGTGCTTACGACATCGTCATCACCTCGGAGTCGAAGCCCGAGGCTCAGGAAGGCCGGTACGCCATCCGAGACAACGACACACTCCTGGCATTCACGGTGACCGTGGATAATCTGTCCAAGGAGGATGCGGGCACCTTCCGCTGTGGGGTGCGAACGAGCAAATTATGGTATGATAAGAGTGCTGCTGTGAAGGTGATCGTGTACTCAG CTTCTTCCACCCTCCCATCATTGACCTGCACCACCATCACGTTCTCTGATCTTACTCTCTCTGTAACAGGCCACACACAGACAGTTTCCCAGGGGGAAATTGTGCAATCAACATCAAACCCCTCCACCCCTCAAGT cttGAACGTGGTTGAGCACATCCTCATTCCGGCTGTCATTGTGGTACTTCTTTTGCTTGTAGTGGCTGCTGGTGTTCTGGTAATACTCTCCAGGAAGAAGAAGG CCCTTTCCAGCACAGACATAGAGATGGACAAGACTCGCAGCATGTCACCTACA GACGCAGGAGCCTTGGACTATGCGGACATTAATCACGGCAGGGGCGCGGCCGAGAGCCCGAACAGCAATGCGGGGGCTGTGCGGCCCCGGGAAACGCCCCCGATGGAGTACGTGGAGGTCCGGCAGAGCGCTCGG cctttgGAAGAGGAAACAGAGGCATTATACGCCAAAGTGCAGAAGCCCGTGCCGCGGCAGGAGCAGATCTACGCCAACGTGCCAGCAGCTGCACGGCCCGGTGAAGAGCTCTACAGCACAGTGTGGGGGAGATGA